In Pelecanus crispus isolate bPelCri1 chromosome 13, bPelCri1.pri, whole genome shotgun sequence, the DNA window AACTTTAGTTCCCTTTACAAGGAAAATccacacagaaaaatgatgaaatGGAGTCCTAAGTCTGCAGGGAGCAATTTATTCCTTATAGCTCATGGTTACAAACTGAAGGCCTGGGTTGTATTATTTCTAGACTTTGAAAAAGAATCAAACAACTagtgagaaaaagcagagaaagagagaagccGTGAGGTGCCTCTAGGATGCTACCCGACTGTTCCAAATTCAACCACTTGTTATTTGGTTATTTGGTTTAAATTTGGTTATTTGGTTTAAATTGCTCTTCTTTCAGTCTGAATACATGAGCCCtcaaaaacaaaatttaaaaggagTCATGGTGAAAAGGCTTGGTAAGTTTGGTAAATTAGCACCTAATGTTAATCTATCCACTATTGAAAATCTACCTTGCAAACAAATGGTTGTTACAGAGAATGATATAAATTTCCTTGTTACATTCTCAATACTGTAGTATGACAGAGCGATGATGCTCAGCGCTGCTTGTTCAGTCAggacagccacagcagctccatACCTGCAATTACAGCGGAGGACGTGCCCATCTTTGTGGAGCTGTTTTGCCAGTTCAAGCTGATGGTtgttcatcagcttttcatttattactactattagtggttttcctttttctagagTCTCCAGACAGCTACCTGCACCtacaggagaaagagaaaacacaatgaGTTTTTGCCCTGACAGATGAAATATCATCCTGCTTCCTCCTGAAACACGGGCGACTCCTGAAGGTGAACATTTACCCATGCAGCTCTAGCTGTGCACCTGAACATTCCATGCCAGCCCAGCGCCGAGCCGTAGAGAGACTTCACCCCACCGACCTCCACTCCGGCCCGCAGAACAGGCTGGGCAAACAACCGGGGCTCTACCTGCGTGGCTGATGACCAGGTCCGCCCTCCGCAGGTCCTCGGCCAGCGAGTCCTTGAAGCGGAAGGCTTCCACCGCCAAGGCCGGGCTGCTCGGCTGCGCCGGCTTCAGCGCGCCCCGCCCGACCTGCAGCACCAGCTTCTCGTAGCCGCGGCTCCGCAGCACCTgcggcgggaggagggagggtgggtgggtgggtgggtgggatgGGTGCGGGTACCCACGTCGGACACCGGGACcccggctccgctcccggcggccgctgccgccaacacccccccccccctcgctTCGCGCCACAGaccgcccctccccgccctcctCCGCCACTCCACGCCACTCACCGCGGCCCCGCCACACGCCCCCCGCCACAGCGAGCCCCACCAGAACCGCCCCCggttccccccgccccgtcccctcaGACACCCCCGGCAATCACCTCCCCGGCGGGACGGGGAGGGCGGGACAGCGCGCAGGCGCCCGGTTGAGGCGCTGCGGGCAGGCAGCGACGGGGAAGCCCGGGACGGCTGGCCCGCGGAGCCGGGCTCTCCGCCGCCTCACCTGCAGGGCCGCCGGGGAGCAGACGGTCGCGATGAGGTCGTCGAAGCTGGTGGTGCCCACGGTGACAAAAACCGACTTCatggcgggcgggcggccggccGCCAGCTCGTAGCTGATCTGCGGGCCGGCagccgccagggggcgccgcgCACCGCCCGCTCGCCGCAGCCGCCCCAAAATGGCTGCCGGCCCCAGAGGGCGGTCCCAACCCGCCCCCTTCCTCGCACGGCCCCGGGGGCTGGCTCAGGCCCGCTGCCTCCGCCCAGGCCGGCGAGGGGACGGCGCTGGTGCGGTacccggcaccggcagcggcgTTCCCGGTGCCACGGGGCAGCCGGGCCGGCCGCAGGGGTGCGGGACTCCCTCCGCGGTGCCGGCCCGTCAGGGACGAGCCCACCTGCCCGCAGCGTTCAGCGACCTCAGCGTGGTAGCAATGAGCGTCTCAATTTTTTCAGACTTtcgcggggggggaggggggggggaagtaacccaAATTTGGGAGAGGAATTCGGAAAGTGCCCTCCGCGTGTTATTTTAGCACTTGGGGCACAGATCACTGTAACTTTACAGCCTGACTGGGGCCAGGTGCAGGTCTCAGAATACCATTCAACCTCTTTCTTCTGTAATCCCAAATCTGGGAATGTGGTTGGATTGCCCATCCTCCTTATATCCAGCTTTAGAGAATAAACTGCATTAACACAGTGCATCAACAGGAGTCAATCACTACATCTTCCAGAATTACAGCAGCTGCTCTAAGCTCCaccaagagaagaaagaagatgtCGGCTACGGGCTATGGGGTGCTTTAGCTCTATAAACTTGTAGAGCAGGGGAGTGttttgagtccccatccctggaggtatttaaaagacgtgtagatgcGGTGCTTAGGGACAGGGTTTAGGGGcagacttggcagtgctaggttaacggttggactcaatgatcttagaggtcttttccaacctaaacaatccTATGATTTTGTGTTCACAGCCTGCCATTCCGTAGCATGGCCACAGCTACCTCTTCTTTATAGACTAACTGACCTGGGCTAGGCATGGGATTACCCCGTCTGGGCCAAGCCACCCACAGCACTTAACTGTGGGAGTAACATCGTAAAAGGATAGGAGCAAAGGAGCAGTCAGCCATGCTTTGGAGCACAGACTGATGTTTCAGACAGCTGTTGCCTGAAGCAGTGCTGCAGCGGGTCCTGTAATGGCTGACACATCCCCTTGAGCACTGGGCCTCACTGGGGGACACACTTCGCTTCTGGTCAGAGCATCACCTGGGGACACATTGCAGAGCAAACGCATGGGATACAAGCCTCCCTTCAAAAGACTGAAGGCAGGAGGAGATTGCATATGTTTCTATCAGTGGGTGAGCTTGGGTGGTTTTGCCATCCTTCCAGTGATACCACAGGGATTAGTGAAATGGGAGACggaaggaaaagagacaaaTATAGTTCGAACTCTGCATTCTGTTTTTGTTTAGAGAACTTCAATAACTCTGGCTATGCATGTGCACTGTGTCCACTTCCCCCAAAATTCCAGAAATGCTGCAAACTCCAATAGAAACTGCTGTCTGCTAGCTCTTAGTTGAGTCCAGAAAGTcagacataaaaattatttggtcTAAATAGATGAACCTGTCACAGGAGCTGAGTTTGCAACTCAGGGAAAACCCTGAAAGTGAGACTGAAATCAAAGCTAGGAGCTGTATCCTCCTGGTTTCTTTTCCTCACTTTGCCACTGACCAGTGTTAGCACCTTGGGGAGGTGctcatcttttctgtttctccaccTGCAAGGCAGCATTTAGCAATTTATCTCCTCTCAAGCTTTCTGTGGAGGTGATTATATTAATGCGCAGAGAACtgagccttttaaaaatcttcactgtagcaaatttttaaagacattgaATAGTTTTTTTGCCTACCCTCCTTCCCTTGTCCTTTTGAAGGATAGATTGTCAGTATTGTTGAATGCAGGTAGGTTTCCCCTCCTCCCTATTGCCCTTTCTCTAAGGACACATCTTTCTGATGCTGTTTCAGGCTGGTCTTACTACCTTCTTACAAGGACTGAGGAAAAGTACTCCTTTGAGCAAAGGCATATCAGCTCCCTGTGGAATGTGATCCTAAGAGCCAAGGCACAGGAAATCAGGCAGGACCTGAGGCTGGAGATGAAGgccctttctgaaaaataaaaatgctattcAGTGCTAAACCACATTAAATCAATTGCAAAGATGAAGTCACCAGTACATTTATTATTTCAGGTACATTTTCCCTTTGTGATGAAAACTTGGGGGGGCATAAGGGAAAGGGATAACAttttagtttcaaaaaaaaaaatccaaactgttAACACAGTCTTGTCCACTGAAAGCTAAGAATAACCC includes these proteins:
- the LOC104024719 gene encoding UDP-N-acetylglucosamine transferase subunit ALG13 — encoded protein: MKSVFVTVGTTSFDDLIATVCSPAALQVLRSRGYEKLVLQVGRGALKPAQPSSPALAVEAFRFKDSLAEDLRRADLVISHAGAGSCLETLEKGKPLIVVINEKLMNNHQLELAKQLHKDGHVLRCNCSTLVETLRSMDLSTLKPFPPGQPEKFALFLDKVFGFQ